A genomic window from Verrucomicrobiia bacterium includes:
- a CDS encoding ABC transporter ATP-binding protein: MASGPLLATRALGKIHVTASHTLAVLRDVDLQLDAGDTLAVVGPSGSGKTTLLGLCAGLDTPTSGSVHLAGHDLGALDEDARARVRNDHVGFIFQNFQLLPTLTAAENVLVPLELRGARTGRKRAIELLDRVGLADRLDHYPAQLSGGEQQRVAVARAFINEPQILFADEPTGNLDGETAYRIAGMVFQLNAEAGTALVLVTHDPELARRCRRILRLKGGAVAGWE, translated from the coding sequence ATGGCCTCCGGTCCACTGCTGGCCACCCGGGCGCTTGGTAAGATCCACGTCACCGCCAGCCACACACTGGCGGTTCTCAGAGATGTGGATCTGCAACTGGATGCCGGCGACACCCTGGCGGTCGTGGGGCCGAGCGGGAGCGGCAAGACCACACTCCTGGGTCTGTGCGCCGGCCTGGACACGCCGACTTCGGGCTCCGTGCACCTCGCGGGCCACGATCTGGGCGCCCTGGATGAGGATGCCCGCGCCCGGGTCCGAAACGACCACGTGGGGTTCATTTTCCAGAACTTTCAGCTCCTGCCGACCCTGACGGCAGCGGAGAACGTGCTGGTTCCGCTGGAACTCAGGGGGGCCCGGACCGGTCGCAAACGCGCCATCGAACTGCTCGACCGGGTGGGTTTGGCAGACCGTCTGGATCACTACCCGGCGCAATTGAGCGGCGGCGAACAACAGCGCGTGGCGGTGGCCCGTGCGTTCATCAATGAACCGCAGATTCTGTTTGCCGACGAACCCACTGGAAACCTGGACGGGGAGACGGCGTACCGGATTGCCGGCATGGTGTTTCAGCTGAATGCCGAGGCGGGCACGGCACTCGTTCTGGTCACCCATGACCCGGAACTCGCACGCCGCTGCCGGCGAATCCTCCGCCTCAAGGGGGGCGCTGTGGCCGGCTGGGAGTAA
- a CDS encoding DUF3616 domain-containing protein: MGFAFGRSLACMGWPGGLAFLVASWVAGAAPAVIEGRGLANASAAVRIGSHRILVGSDEHNALLLYDVRTGGRPLKSFPTGPWLDLEPDAREADFEGAARIGDTLYWIGSHSRNRQGKVRSERQRLLALRVADEDGDVRLSPMGPPLTTLLQSLCSTPGLADFGLGAAARLEPKEPGGLNIEGLAATPEGGLYIGFRSPVPDGKALMALLMNPAELIAGRPARWGPPARLDLGGQGIRDAVWSGRRYYLLGGSPGEGGRTQLYRWAGPGVAPEVLKSPGLKNLNAEGMVIFGTPARPRLLVLSDDGNRRVNAGKEAQDRTFRMLWVDLPPENGP, encoded by the coding sequence ATGGGATTCGCATTCGGGCGGTCGTTGGCCTGCATGGGGTGGCCCGGAGGGCTCGCCTTCCTGGTGGCTTCGTGGGTTGCGGGCGCGGCACCGGCCGTGATCGAGGGGCGGGGACTGGCCAATGCGTCCGCCGCGGTGCGCATCGGGTCCCACCGCATTCTCGTGGGCAGTGATGAACACAACGCGCTCCTCCTGTACGACGTGCGCACCGGGGGGCGCCCGCTCAAATCGTTTCCCACAGGTCCCTGGCTCGATCTCGAGCCCGATGCACGGGAGGCGGATTTCGAAGGTGCGGCGCGGATCGGGGACACCCTGTATTGGATTGGCTCCCATTCGCGGAACCGGCAGGGAAAGGTCCGCTCTGAACGACAGCGGCTGCTGGCGCTTCGCGTCGCTGATGAGGATGGAGACGTGCGTCTCAGTCCGATGGGTCCGCCGTTGACCACCCTGCTGCAGAGCCTGTGCTCGACCCCCGGCCTGGCGGATTTCGGCCTTGGAGCGGCTGCGCGCCTGGAGCCGAAGGAGCCGGGTGGTCTCAACATCGAGGGACTCGCTGCCACACCGGAGGGAGGCCTGTACATCGGATTTCGCAGTCCAGTTCCGGACGGAAAGGCCCTGATGGCTCTGCTGATGAACCCGGCCGAGTTGATCGCCGGACGTCCGGCCCGTTGGGGGCCGCCGGCACGGCTCGATCTGGGCGGTCAGGGCATTCGGGATGCCGTGTGGTCCGGACGCCGCTACTACCTGCTCGGGGGCAGTCCGGGGGAGGGAGGGCGGACGCAGCTCTATCGCTGGGCAGGCCCGGGTGTCGCCCCCGAGGTGTTGAAGTCTCCGGGGCTCAAGAATCTCAACGCTGAAGGCATGGTGATCTTCGGCACACCGGCCAGGCCGCGCCTCCTGGTGCTCAGCGATGACGGGAACCGCCGGGTGAATGCCGGGAAGGAGGCCCAGGATCGGACGTTCCGAATGCTCTGGGTGGACTTGCCTCCTGAGAACGGACCTTGA
- a CDS encoding sugar phosphate isomerase/epimerase: MIRSAVTVCLVPEARTGPFVHHGPLKDSLARAAAQGFDAVEVFPSHADDLDGRALRDQLRVHQLQLAAMGTGAGWVRRRLSLTDPDPHVRMCARDFAGAIVDFAGGFGAPAIIGSLQGRVTEGVSREQTLAWLREELDQLGPRAHALDVPLLFEPLNRYETNLFHTVADTLEFLATLRTRNVKLLVDLFHASIEEADPAAALRLAGSTLGHVHFADSNRQAVGFGHTSMEPIARSLLDLGYSGYLSAEVFPRPDADTAARMTLESFRRWFPR, from the coding sequence ATGATCCGCTCTGCCGTCACCGTATGTCTGGTTCCGGAGGCGCGCACCGGGCCGTTTGTGCACCACGGTCCTCTCAAGGACTCCCTCGCCAGGGCGGCGGCACAGGGCTTCGATGCGGTGGAGGTTTTCCCCTCACACGCGGACGATCTTGACGGTCGCGCCTTGCGCGACCAACTGAGGGTGCACCAGCTCCAATTGGCCGCCATGGGCACCGGAGCTGGATGGGTCCGCCGCCGCCTGTCCCTCACCGACCCGGACCCGCATGTCCGGATGTGCGCCCGTGACTTCGCGGGAGCCATCGTGGATTTTGCCGGAGGCTTCGGGGCTCCGGCCATCATCGGATCCCTGCAGGGCCGGGTGACGGAGGGGGTCTCCCGGGAGCAGACACTGGCCTGGTTGCGCGAGGAACTGGACCAGTTGGGTCCCCGCGCCCACGCCCTCGATGTCCCGCTGCTCTTCGAGCCTCTGAACCGCTACGAAACGAATCTCTTTCACACCGTGGCGGACACTCTCGAATTTCTCGCCACCCTGCGGACCCGCAACGTGAAGCTGCTTGTGGACCTCTTCCACGCCAGCATCGAGGAAGCCGATCCGGCCGCGGCACTACGGCTGGCGGGCTCGACGCTGGGCCACGTGCACTTCGCCGACAGCAACCGTCAGGCGGTCGGGTTCGGTCACACCTCGATGGAGCCCATCGCGAGGTCCCTCCTGGACCTGGGCTACTCCGGCTATCTGTCTGCCGAGGTATTTCCACGTCCGGACGCCGACACGGCGGCGCGAATGACCCTCGAAAGCTTTCGACGCTGGTTTCCGCGGTGA